CGATCTTAAGGCCTTTGGCCGCACGCGAAATCGCACAGGAATACATGTCGAAAGACGACTCCATCGAATTCGAAGGCACCGTCAGCGAGACGTTGCCCAATACCACCTTCCGGGTCAAGCTGGAAAACGGGCACGAGATCATCGCCCACATCTCCGGCCGCATGCGCAAGAACTACATCCGCATCCTGACCGGCGACCGGGTGAAGGTCGAGATGACCCCGTACGACCTGACCAAGGGCCGTATCACCTACCGCATGAAGTGATCGCCCCGCAGCGGTCGTGAAAAAGGCGGCCATCGGCCGCCTTTTCGTCTCATCGGTGACATCGCAAGGCGACTGCAGGTGCTGCAGCCGCCTTTTGTCGTGTCCGGCGTTCCGCCGAACCGCCGATTACTCGACGGTCGCCGGCAACAGCCGCTCCGGCTCGGCCTGGGTCTCCACCACCAGCTCGCCGTCGCGCACGTCGATGGTGACGCGGCCGCCACCGACCAGCTTGCCGAACAGCAGTTCGTCGGCCAGCGGGCGCTTGACCTTGTCCTGGATCACCCGCGCCATCGGCCGCGCGCCCATCAGCGGGTCGAAACCGTGCTGGGCCAGCCAGTCGCGCGCGGTCGGCGTGGCCGACAGCGACACGTGCTTCTCCTGCAGCAGCATCTCCAGTTCGATGATGAACTTGTCGACCACGCGCAGGATGTGGCTGAACGCCAGCGGCTGGAACTGCACCACCGCGTCCAGGCGGTTGCGGAACTCCGGGGTGAAGCTGCGGCGGATGGTCTCCATCGCGTCGGTGGAATGGTCCTGCTTGGTGAAGCCGATCGAGCGACGCGAAGCCTGGGTGGCGCCGGCATTGGTGGTCATCACCAGGATCACGTTCTTGAAGTTGGCTTCGCGGCCGTTGGTATCGGTCAGCACGCCGCGGTCCATGACCTGCAACAGGATGTTGAAGATGTCCGGATGCGCCTTCTCCACCTCGTCCAGCAGCAGCACGCAGTGCGGGGTCTTGACGATCTTCTCGGTCAGCAGGCCGCCCTGGTCGAAGCCGACATAGCCCGGGGGCGCACCGATCAGGCGGCTGATCGAATGCGGCTCCATGTACTCGGACATGTCGAAGCGCACCAGTTCGATGCCCAGCTGCAGCGCCAGCTGCTTGGTCACCTCGGTCTTGCCGACGCCGGTGGGACCGGAGAACAGGAAGTTGCCGATCGGCTTCTCCGGGTTGGCCAGGCCCGAGCGCGCCAGCTTGATCGACGAGGCCAGCGTCTCGATCGCCGGGTCCTGGCCGAAGATCACCATCTTCAGGTTGCGCTCCAGGTGCTGCAGCACGTCCTTGTCGGTGGCGCTGACCTGCTTGGCCGGGATCCGCGCCATCTTGGCGACGATGGTCTCGATCTCCTCGATGTCGATCAGCTCCTTGCGCACGCCCTGCGGCAGCAGCCGCTGGCGCGCACCGGCTTCGTCCATCACGTCGATGGCCTTGTCCGGCAGCAGGCGGTCGCCGATGTGCTTGACCGACAGGTCCACCGCCGCCTGCAGCGCGTCGTCGGCGTAGGTCACGCCGTGGTGCGCCTCGTACTTGGGCTTGAGCCCCTGCAGGATCTCGAAGGTCTCGCCGACGGTCGGCTCGACGATGTCGATCTTCTGGAAGCGCCGCGCCAGCGCGCGGTCCTTCTCGAAGATGCCGCGGTATTCCTGGAAGGTGGTCGAGCCGATGCAGCGCAGGTCGCCCGAGGCCAGCGCCGGCTTGATCAGGTTGGACGCGTCCATGGTGCCGCCCGACGCCGAGCCGGCGCCGATGATGGTGTGGATCTCGTCGATGAACAGCACCGCGTTGGGCACCTTCTTCAGCGCGGTCAGCACGCCCTTCAGGCGCTTCTCGAAGTCGCCGCGGTACTTGGTGCCGGCGACCAGCGCGCCCAGGTCCAGCGAGTAGATGACTGCGTCGGCCAGCACCTCGGGCACGCTGCCCTCGACGATGCGCTTGGCCAGGCCCTCGGCGATCGCGGTCTTGCCCACGCCGGCCTCGCCCACGTACAGCGGGTTGTTCTTGCGCCGGCGGCACAGCACCTGGATGGTGCGCTCGATCTCGTCGGCGCGGCCCACCAATGGGTCGATGCGGCCGTTGCGCGCCTGTTCGTTCAGGTTGCTGGCGTATTCGGCCAGCGCGTCGCCCTTCGGTTCGCCGTCGCCCGCCTCGCCCTTGGGCTCGCCGTCGGACGGCGCCGGGCTCTCGCCCTCCTCGCCCAGCTTGGCGATGCCGTGCGACAGGTAGTTGACGATGTCCAGCCGGGTGATGTCCTGCTGGTTCAGGAAATACACCGCATGCGAGTCCTTTTCGCCGAAGATCGCGACCAGCACGTTGGCGCCGGTGACCTCCTTCTTGCCCGAGGACTGCACGTGGTAGACCGCCCGCTGCAAGACCCGCTGGAAGCCCAGCGTGGGTTGGGTGTCGCGGCCGTCGTCCTCGGCCAGGCGCGAGACCGAGGCCTCGATCGCCTGCTCCAGTTCGCCGCGCAGGCGCTCGGCATCGGCGCCGCAGGCCTTGAGCACCGCCTGCGCCGAGGGGTTGTCGAGCAATGCCAACAACAGGTGTTCGACCGTCATGAATTCATGGCGGGCTTCCCGGGCGCGCTTGTAGCACTGGCCGATGGTTTGCTCGAGATCTTTGCTGAACATGGTTCACTCCGACGTCTGTTGCCAACAATATGCGGCTGGAGTTGCGAATTTCCACAACCCTATCGGATCAGTGTGTTCAGACCGCGTTAGTCCGGGCAAACCGGTGACCGACGCTTACCAATATCAGGCTTTTTCCATCGT
The Xanthomonas sp. AM6 DNA segment above includes these coding regions:
- the infA gene encoding translation initiation factor IF-1: MSKDDSIEFEGTVSETLPNTTFRVKLENGHEIIAHISGRMRKNYIRILTGDRVKVEMTPYDLTKGRITYRMK
- the clpA gene encoding ATP-dependent Clp protease ATP-binding subunit ClpA; the protein is MFSKDLEQTIGQCYKRAREARHEFMTVEHLLLALLDNPSAQAVLKACGADAERLRGELEQAIEASVSRLAEDDGRDTQPTLGFQRVLQRAVYHVQSSGKKEVTGANVLVAIFGEKDSHAVYFLNQQDITRLDIVNYLSHGIAKLGEEGESPAPSDGEPKGEAGDGEPKGDALAEYASNLNEQARNGRIDPLVGRADEIERTIQVLCRRRKNNPLYVGEAGVGKTAIAEGLAKRIVEGSVPEVLADAVIYSLDLGALVAGTKYRGDFEKRLKGVLTALKKVPNAVLFIDEIHTIIGAGSASGGTMDASNLIKPALASGDLRCIGSTTFQEYRGIFEKDRALARRFQKIDIVEPTVGETFEILQGLKPKYEAHHGVTYADDALQAAVDLSVKHIGDRLLPDKAIDVMDEAGARQRLLPQGVRKELIDIEEIETIVAKMARIPAKQVSATDKDVLQHLERNLKMVIFGQDPAIETLASSIKLARSGLANPEKPIGNFLFSGPTGVGKTEVTKQLALQLGIELVRFDMSEYMEPHSISRLIGAPPGYVGFDQGGLLTEKIVKTPHCVLLLDEVEKAHPDIFNILLQVMDRGVLTDTNGREANFKNVILVMTTNAGATQASRRSIGFTKQDHSTDAMETIRRSFTPEFRNRLDAVVQFQPLAFSHILRVVDKFIIELEMLLQEKHVSLSATPTARDWLAQHGFDPLMGARPMARVIQDKVKRPLADELLFGKLVGGGRVTIDVRDGELVVETQAEPERLLPATVE